The window CGGGCATCACGTCCTGCCCGTCGACCTTGACGGAGGTGCCCTTGGGCGCGCGCAGCGCGGTGTGCAGCGCGGCGCGTCCCTCCGTCGGGTTGACGATGCCGCCCGAGAACATCAGGTCGCGCTTCTCCTCCAGCTTCTGGGCGCGGGCCAGGGCGAAGAGGGCTTCGAGCACGCCCTCGTCGACGCGCTGCTTGGAATAATCGAAGACGAGGTCGCCGAGCGCCACGTGGTAGCGGTCGAACCGCTCGGGGTCGGCCGCGAAGAGGTCGTTCAGCGTTCGCCCCGCCATGGCGTCCTTGGCGGCGCGGAGGCCCGCGAATTTCGTGTCGCCGCTCTTGGTGTCGTCGTCCTGCGCCATGGTGGTTCGAGCTCCAGCCTCGTCGGGACCGCCCGCGAATCTGTGAAACGGGTCGTCGCGACACCATAACAGGGTGAGCCGCGGAAAAGTCGCGCTGCACTGCAACAAGCGGTGCCGCCCGCGGCTCGACGCCCCCGCGAAATCCGTGCAGGACGGGGCTGACGCCTCAGAACCTCCCGATCAGGACCCTTATGCCCCCTCCGCTGCTGCAGATGACCGACATCCGCTACACCCTGGGCGGCAAGCCGCTGCTCGACGGGGTGGACCTCCAGGTGGGCCGCGGCGACCGCATCTGCCTCGTCGGCCGCAACGGCTCGGGCAAGTCGACGCTGATGAAGGTCGTGTCGGGCGACGTGGTGGCGGACGGCGGCACGCGCTTCCTCCAGCCGGACGCCAGCCTGCGCGTGCTGCCGCAGGAGCCGGACATGGCCGGCTACGACGACGTGCTGAGCTACGTCGAGGGCGGGCTCGGCCCGCTCGACAACCCGTATCGCGCGCGCTCGCTGCTCGACGACCTCGGCCTCACCGGCGACGAGAAGCCCGGCCACCTGTCCGGCGGCGAGCTGCGCCGCGCGGCGCTCGCTCGCGTGCTCGCGCCCGAGCCCGACATCCTGCTGCTCGATGAGCCGACGAACCACCTCGACCTGCCCGCCATCGAGTGGCTGGAGAACGAGCTGAAGAGCCTCCGCTCGGCCCTCGTGCTGGTGAGCCACGACCGGCGCTTCCTGTCCAACCTCACGCGCTCCACCGTGTGGCTCGACCGCGGCCGCACCCGCCGCATCGACCAGGGCTTCTCGGCCTTCGAGGACTGGCGCGACCAGGTGCTGGAGGAGGAGGAGGTCGAGCGCCACAAGCTCGACCGCAAGATCGCCCGCGAGGAGGACTGGGTGCGCTACGGCGTGTCCGGCCGGCGCAAGCGCAACGTCCGCCGCATGGCCGAGCTCGGCGACCTGCGCCGCGAGCGCCGCGAGGCGACCCGCGCCGTCGGCCTCGCCACCATGACGGTGTCGGAGGGCAAGACATCGGGCAAGCTCGTCATCGAGGCCGAGGGCGTGTCGAAGAGCTTCGGCGAGCGCCCCATCGTGCGGGACTTCTCGACCCGCGTGCTGCGCGGCGACCGGCTCGGCATCGTCGGGCCGAACGGCGCCGGCAAGACCACGCTGCTGAACATCCTGACCGCCCGCGACGCGCCGGACCGCGGCGACGTCAAGGTCGGAGCCAACGTCGAGCTCGCGACCCTCGACCAGGCGCGCTCCTCGCTCAGGCCCGACACGACGCTGGCGGACGCGCTGACGGGCGGCGGCTCCGACCAGGTGATCGTCAACGGCGCCTCCAAGCACGTCATCGGCTACATGAAGGACTTCCTGTTCGGCCCCGAGCAGGCCCGCACGCCGCTGTCCCGCCTGTCGGGCGGCGAGCGCGGCCGCCTGATGCTGGCCCGCGCCCTGGCGCTGCCCTCGAACCTGCTCGTCCTCGACGAGCCCACCAACGACCTCGACCTCGAAACGCTCGACCTCCTGCAGGA is drawn from Lichenibacterium dinghuense and contains these coding sequences:
- a CDS encoding ABC-F family ATP-binding cassette domain-containing protein, which gives rise to MPPPLLQMTDIRYTLGGKPLLDGVDLQVGRGDRICLVGRNGSGKSTLMKVVSGDVVADGGTRFLQPDASLRVLPQEPDMAGYDDVLSYVEGGLGPLDNPYRARSLLDDLGLTGDEKPGHLSGGELRRAALARVLAPEPDILLLDEPTNHLDLPAIEWLENELKSLRSALVLVSHDRRFLSNLTRSTVWLDRGRTRRIDQGFSAFEDWRDQVLEEEEVERHKLDRKIAREEDWVRYGVSGRRKRNVRRMAELGDLRRERREATRAVGLATMTVSEGKTSGKLVIEAEGVSKSFGERPIVRDFSTRVLRGDRLGIVGPNGAGKTTLLNILTARDAPDRGDVKVGANVELATLDQARSSLRPDTTLADALTGGGSDQVIVNGASKHVIGYMKDFLFGPEQARTPLSRLSGGERGRLMLARALALPSNLLVLDEPTNDLDLETLDLLQDMLSEYPGTVVVVSHDRDFLDRVSTSVINSEGQGRWIEYAGGYSDMVAQRGQGVTARAKEPAKDPAEAPRGASATGAAPARKGKMSFKDKHALEALPRQMEEMRAQRAKLQASLDDPGLYARDPKRFAKLSAALAEVDAKHAAAEDEWLTLEMMREEIEG